The Nocardioides pantholopis genome window below encodes:
- a CDS encoding PP2C family protein-serine/threonine phosphatase, giving the protein MTGPRGRLVPRVARFAHERVLGWRTGSRQSQVLVSALLLLGVVSSFAVSLRVYDLMPVTAYFLWLLLAMMVLRFRPLVVVVLVTLACGLAAVLAQGEVALARVSGTVAFVAAGALILYQSSRQRSGLPSALGEAFLADLRDRLQAQGVVPPLPAGWTCQSAEVAAHGVGYAGDFLVADLSEDKRHLELILVDVCGHGVAAGAQALQFAGALGGLIGALPPKALFAAANDFLLRQQADESFSTAVHVLIDLTDGSYGIVSAGHPPALRWDARAGEWCVDTARGTALGLVRRPELHATEGRLEPGDALMFYTDGVVETRTADLDAGITWLQRTAREAVSGGFDGAAQRIIERVARGDDDRAVLILHRLPAAEYGRVAPGSAR; this is encoded by the coding sequence GTGACGGGACCCCGCGGGCGCCTCGTGCCACGCGTGGCACGCTTCGCCCACGAGCGCGTTCTCGGTTGGCGCACCGGCAGTCGGCAGAGCCAGGTGCTGGTCTCCGCGCTGCTCCTGCTCGGGGTCGTCTCCTCGTTCGCGGTCTCGCTGCGGGTCTATGACCTGATGCCGGTCACTGCGTACTTCCTGTGGCTGCTGCTGGCGATGATGGTGCTGCGGTTCCGACCGCTGGTCGTGGTGGTGCTGGTGACCCTCGCCTGCGGGCTCGCGGCCGTGCTCGCGCAGGGCGAGGTCGCGCTGGCCCGCGTCTCCGGGACTGTCGCCTTCGTCGCCGCGGGGGCGCTGATCCTCTACCAGTCCAGCCGCCAGCGCAGCGGCCTGCCGAGCGCGCTGGGGGAGGCGTTCCTGGCCGACCTGCGCGACCGGCTCCAGGCTCAGGGGGTGGTGCCGCCGCTGCCGGCCGGCTGGACCTGCCAGTCGGCCGAGGTCGCCGCCCACGGGGTCGGGTACGCCGGGGACTTCCTGGTCGCGGATCTCAGCGAGGACAAGCGCCACCTCGAGCTGATCCTGGTCGACGTCTGCGGCCACGGGGTCGCGGCCGGGGCGCAGGCGCTCCAGTTCGCCGGCGCCCTCGGTGGGCTGATCGGCGCGCTGCCGCCGAAGGCGCTGTTCGCCGCGGCCAACGACTTCCTGCTGCGTCAGCAGGCCGACGAGAGCTTCTCCACGGCCGTGCACGTGCTCATCGACCTCACTGACGGCAGCTACGGCATCGTCAGCGCCGGTCACCCGCCGGCGCTGCGCTGGGACGCCCGTGCGGGCGAGTGGTGCGTGGACACCGCGCGCGGCACCGCGCTCGGCCTGGTCCGGCGCCCCGAGCTGCACGCCACCGAGGGCCGCCTGGAGCCCGGGGACGCGCTGATGTTCTACACCGACGGCGTCGTCGAGACCCGGACCGCCGACCTCGACGCCGGCATCACCTGGCTCCAGCGCACCGCGCGGGAGGCGGTGTCCGGCGGGTTCGACGGCGCGGCGCAGCGGATCATCGAGCGCGTCGCGCGGGGCGACGACGACCGGGCTGTGCTGATCCTGCACCGGCTGCCCGCTGCGGAATACGGGAGGGTCGCGCCTGGTTCGGCAAGGTAG
- a CDS encoding Fur family transcriptional regulator has product MPAQPSPSSDLAARGEVLRRAGLRVTQPRLAVLGALEHHPHAGADAVLAAVREHLPVSTQAVYDVLHTLTDTGVVRRIQPAGSVARYELRTHDNHHHLVCRSCGHVTDIDCATGAAPCLVPPDLDAHAPGFLLDEAEVTYWGLCSTCQNPPHSPNLTGDNA; this is encoded by the coding sequence ATGCCCGCGCAGCCCTCCCCGTCCAGCGACCTCGCCGCCCGCGGCGAGGTCCTGCGCCGGGCGGGTCTGCGGGTGACCCAGCCCCGGCTGGCGGTGCTCGGCGCGCTCGAGCACCACCCGCACGCCGGTGCCGACGCGGTGCTGGCGGCGGTGCGTGAGCACCTGCCGGTCTCCACCCAGGCGGTCTACGACGTGCTGCACACGCTGACCGACACCGGCGTCGTACGCCGGATCCAGCCCGCCGGATCCGTGGCCCGCTACGAGCTGCGGACCCACGACAACCACCACCACCTCGTGTGCCGCTCGTGCGGCCACGTCACCGACATCGACTGCGCCACCGGCGCGGCACCCTGCCTGGTCCCGCCGGACCTGGACGCGCACGCGCCCGGGTTCCTGCTCGACGAGGCCGAGGTGACGTACTGGGGGCTCTGCTCGACCTGCCAGAACCCTCCCCACTCGCCCAACCTGACTGGAGACAACGCATGA
- a CDS encoding catalase, translated as MTETRPHGGSTTAWGAPAPSDRNSLTVGSNGPLLLHDVHFLEQMAHFNRQNVPERLPHAKGSGAFGELTITEDVSQFTKAAVFQKGAHTESLLRFSTVAGELGSPDTWRDVRGFALKFYTSEGNLDIVGNNTPVFFLRDPMKFPHFIRSQRRLPDTGLRDATMQWDFWTLNPESAHQVTYLMGERGLPRTWRHMNGYGSHTYMWVNAAGEKFWVKYHFHTQQGMEFFSDAEAEAMAGADADFHRRDLFDSIAKGDAPRWTFSVQVMPYEDAASYRFNPFDLTKVWSHADYPLITVGELILNRNPENHFAQIEQAAFSPGNMVPGVGLSPDKMLLGRSFAYNDAQRNRIGTNFMQLPVNRPKVPVDTYQVDGQMQFDHSGAKPVYAPNSFGRGWSDDAAAPEETWAVDAELVRAAYSLHAEDGDFNQPGTMVREVWNDEQRASFVSTVSGALSGVQHDGVLGRAFEYWRSVDAEVGKRIEETVRSGRDQTAVPGMGVDAD; from the coding sequence ATGACCGAGACCCGTCCGCACGGCGGCTCCACCACCGCCTGGGGTGCCCCGGCGCCGAGCGACCGCAACTCGCTCACCGTCGGCAGCAACGGCCCGCTGCTGCTGCACGACGTGCACTTCCTGGAGCAGATGGCCCACTTCAACCGGCAGAACGTGCCCGAGCGGCTGCCGCACGCGAAGGGCTCCGGTGCGTTCGGCGAGCTGACCATCACCGAGGACGTCTCGCAGTTCACCAAGGCCGCCGTCTTCCAGAAGGGCGCCCACACCGAGTCGCTGCTGCGCTTCTCCACGGTCGCCGGCGAGCTCGGCTCCCCCGACACCTGGCGCGACGTGCGCGGCTTCGCGCTGAAGTTCTACACCTCCGAGGGCAACCTCGACATCGTCGGCAACAACACCCCGGTGTTCTTCCTGCGCGACCCGATGAAGTTCCCGCACTTCATCCGCAGCCAGCGCCGCCTGCCCGACACCGGGCTGCGCGACGCCACGATGCAGTGGGACTTCTGGACCCTCAACCCGGAGTCGGCCCACCAGGTCACCTACCTGATGGGCGAGCGGGGCCTGCCCCGCACCTGGCGGCACATGAACGGCTACGGCTCGCACACCTACATGTGGGTCAACGCCGCCGGCGAGAAGTTCTGGGTCAAGTACCACTTCCACACCCAGCAGGGCATGGAGTTCTTCTCCGACGCCGAGGCCGAGGCGATGGCCGGCGCGGACGCCGACTTCCACCGTCGCGACCTGTTCGACTCGATCGCCAAGGGCGACGCCCCGCGCTGGACGTTCAGCGTCCAGGTGATGCCCTACGAGGACGCCGCGTCGTACCGCTTCAACCCCTTCGACCTGACCAAGGTCTGGTCGCACGCGGACTACCCGCTGATCACGGTCGGCGAGCTGATCCTCAACCGCAACCCCGAGAACCACTTCGCCCAGATCGAGCAGGCGGCGTTCTCGCCGGGCAACATGGTCCCCGGTGTCGGTCTCTCCCCCGACAAGATGCTGCTGGGCCGCTCGTTCGCCTACAACGACGCGCAGCGCAACCGGATCGGCACGAACTTCATGCAGCTGCCGGTGAACCGCCCGAAGGTCCCGGTCGACACCTACCAGGTCGACGGCCAGATGCAGTTCGACCACAGCGGCGCCAAGCCGGTCTACGCGCCGAACTCGTTCGGTCGCGGCTGGAGCGACGACGCCGCAGCGCCCGAGGAGACCTGGGCGGTCGACGCCGAGCTGGTGCGCGCGGCGTACTCGCTGCACGCCGAGGACGGCGACTTCAACCAGCCCGGCACGATGGTGCGCGAGGTCTGGAACGACGAGCAGCGCGCGAGCTTCGTCTCGACCGTCTCCGGCGCCCTGAGCGGCGTCCAGCACGACGGTGTCCTGGGCCGGGCGTTCGAGTACTGGAGGAGCGTCGACGCCGAGGTCGGCAAGCGGATCGAGGAGACGGTGCGCTCCGGTCGCGACCAGACCGCGGTCCCCGGCATGGGTGTGGACGCCGACTGA
- a CDS encoding amino acid permease produces MSQESASEKSLDEIMDEDSRVLAEMGYTQELHRGMSGFSNFAVSFSIISILAGCITSYNIALRSGGPAALTVGWVVVGLFVTCVALAMAEVCSRYPTAGGLYFWAAKLAKSNRRVWAWYVGWFNFLGEIAVTAAIDFGCATTWMAFSNLVWGVEVTPERVFALFVAIIVAHALLNTFGVNLVSLLSMVSAWWHVVGTLVIVGALWILPDSHQSVSWTLTEYHNETGWGFAPYVMLMGLLMAQYTYTGYDASAHVAEETKQAQIAAPRGIVMSVVVSVVGGFLLLYSITASIPDGSQEGLSALSATDTGLPPAQVFLDALDSPFTAKLLLFIVCVAQFFCGMASVTANSRMSFAFSRDNALPGSRIWAKVNQRTGTPTNSIWFCVVLSILLASPALFNATAYLAVTSIAVIGLYIAYVVPVLLRRLNTDFTPGPWHLGRWSPVIGWVAIAWVCVICVLFVLPPARPITVDTFNYAPVAVLAVLVVATGAWFAGGRTHFLHGMKDEHTTRALDEIVPDES; encoded by the coding sequence ATGAGCCAGGAATCCGCCTCCGAGAAGTCGCTCGACGAGATCATGGACGAGGACTCCCGGGTCCTCGCCGAGATGGGCTACACCCAGGAGCTGCACCGCGGCATGTCCGGGTTCTCCAACTTCGCGGTGTCGTTCTCGATCATCTCGATCCTGGCCGGCTGCATCACCAGCTACAACATCGCGCTGCGCAGCGGCGGGCCGGCCGCGCTGACGGTGGGCTGGGTCGTCGTCGGCCTCTTCGTCACCTGCGTGGCGCTGGCCATGGCCGAGGTGTGCTCGCGCTACCCCACCGCCGGCGGGCTCTACTTCTGGGCCGCCAAGCTGGCGAAGAGCAACCGCCGGGTCTGGGCGTGGTACGTCGGATGGTTCAACTTCCTCGGCGAGATCGCGGTGACCGCTGCGATCGACTTCGGCTGCGCCACGACGTGGATGGCGTTCTCGAACCTGGTCTGGGGCGTCGAGGTCACCCCCGAGCGGGTCTTCGCGCTCTTCGTCGCGATCATCGTCGCGCACGCGCTGCTCAACACCTTCGGCGTCAACCTGGTCAGCCTGCTCTCGATGGTCTCCGCGTGGTGGCACGTCGTGGGCACGCTGGTGATCGTCGGCGCCCTGTGGATCCTCCCCGACAGCCACCAGTCGGTGTCCTGGACGCTGACCGAGTACCACAACGAGACGGGCTGGGGCTTCGCGCCGTACGTGATGCTGATGGGCCTGTTGATGGCCCAGTACACCTACACCGGGTACGACGCCTCGGCCCACGTGGCCGAGGAGACCAAGCAGGCCCAGATCGCCGCCCCGCGCGGCATCGTGATGAGCGTGGTCGTCTCGGTCGTCGGCGGGTTCCTGCTGCTCTACTCGATCACCGCCTCGATCCCGGACGGGTCGCAGGAGGGGCTGAGCGCCCTGTCGGCCACCGACACCGGGCTGCCGCCGGCCCAGGTCTTCCTCGACGCCCTGGACAGCCCGTTCACCGCCAAGCTGCTGCTGTTCATCGTCTGCGTCGCCCAGTTCTTCTGCGGGATGGCGTCGGTGACCGCGAACTCCCGGATGTCGTTCGCGTTCTCCCGCGACAACGCCCTGCCCGGCTCCCGGATCTGGGCCAAGGTGAACCAGCGCACCGGCACGCCCACGAACTCGATCTGGTTCTGCGTCGTGCTCTCGATCCTGCTGGCGAGCCCCGCGCTGTTCAACGCCACGGCGTACCTCGCGGTCACCTCGATCGCCGTCATCGGCCTCTACATCGCCTACGTCGTGCCGGTGCTGCTGCGCCGGCTGAACACCGACTTCACCCCCGGTCCCTGGCACCTGGGCCGGTGGAGCCCGGTGATCGGCTGGGTCGCGATCGCCTGGGTCTGCGTGATCTGTGTGCTCTTCGTGCTGCCCCCGGCCCGGCCGATCACCGTGGACACCTTCAACTACGCCCCGGTGGCGGTGCTCGCGGTGCTGGTCGTGGCGACCGGCGCCTGGTTCGCCGGCGGCCGGACCCACTTCCTGCACGGCATGAAGGACGAGCACACCACCCGGGCCCTCGACGAGATCGTGCCGGACGAGTCGTGA
- a CDS encoding glutamine synthetase family protein, with the protein MSELRNERHLSMGDLLSRIDAGEVDTVVVAFTDMQGRLQGKRLHGRYFADVAVPQGVEGCNYLLAVDVDMNTVDGYAISSWETGYGDMEFVLDERTIRLLTHLPATAMVQCDLVWPAKDGGNGTAGRARVVQSPRTILRRQLDRCAEQGWAALAGTELEFIVFDTTYEAAHDAGYRGLTPANQYNVDYSVLGTSRVEPLLRAIRNHMYAAGLDVEGAKGECNLGQHEIGFLYADALTTADNHAVYKTAAKEIAAQQGKSITFLAKYDEREGSSCHVHLSLRGTDGGLVFWDEDTGGRSALYDHFVAGVLATMADFTLLYAPNVNSYKRFADDSFAPTTIGWGTDNRTCAVRLVGHGAGARMENRLPGADVNPYLALAAMIAGGLHGIEQELPLPEELTGNAYTSGLPQVPRTLRAAREAFAASQIARAALGEDVVDHYVNMADVELAAFDAAVTDWELRRGFERL; encoded by the coding sequence GTGAGCGAGCTGCGCAACGAGCGCCACCTGAGCATGGGCGACCTGCTCTCCCGCATCGACGCCGGGGAGGTCGACACGGTCGTCGTCGCCTTCACCGACATGCAGGGCCGGCTGCAGGGCAAGCGGCTGCACGGGCGCTACTTCGCCGACGTGGCAGTGCCCCAGGGCGTCGAGGGCTGCAACTACCTGCTCGCCGTCGACGTCGACATGAACACCGTGGACGGCTACGCCATCTCCTCCTGGGAGACCGGGTACGGCGACATGGAGTTCGTCCTGGACGAGCGCACCATCCGACTGCTGACCCACCTGCCGGCCACCGCGATGGTGCAGTGCGACCTGGTCTGGCCAGCGAAGGACGGCGGGAACGGCACGGCCGGACGGGCCCGGGTCGTGCAGTCGCCCCGGACCATCCTGCGCCGCCAGCTCGACCGCTGCGCGGAGCAGGGCTGGGCCGCGCTGGCCGGCACCGAGCTGGAGTTCATCGTCTTCGACACCACCTACGAGGCAGCCCACGACGCCGGCTACCGCGGGCTGACCCCGGCCAACCAGTACAACGTCGACTACTCGGTGCTCGGGACCTCCCGGGTCGAGCCGCTGCTGCGCGCGATCCGCAACCACATGTACGCCGCCGGCCTCGACGTGGAGGGCGCCAAGGGCGAGTGCAACCTGGGCCAGCACGAGATCGGCTTCCTGTACGCCGACGCGCTGACCACCGCCGACAACCACGCGGTCTACAAGACCGCCGCGAAGGAGATCGCGGCGCAGCAGGGGAAGTCGATCACGTTCCTGGCCAAGTACGACGAGCGCGAGGGCAGCTCCTGCCACGTGCACCTGTCCCTGCGCGGCACCGACGGCGGGCTGGTGTTCTGGGACGAGGACACCGGCGGCCGCAGCGCGCTCTACGACCACTTCGTCGCGGGCGTGCTGGCGACGATGGCGGACTTCACACTGCTCTACGCGCCCAACGTGAACTCCTACAAGCGCTTCGCCGACGACTCCTTCGCCCCGACCACGATCGGCTGGGGCACCGACAACCGCACCTGCGCGGTCCGCCTGGTCGGGCACGGCGCGGGCGCCCGGATGGAGAACCGGCTCCCGGGCGCCGACGTGAACCCCTACCTCGCGCTCGCCGCGATGATCGCCGGCGGGCTGCACGGCATCGAGCAGGAGCTGCCGCTCCCCGAGGAGCTGACCGGCAACGCCTACACCTCCGGGCTCCCCCAGGTCCCGCGGACGCTGCGGGCCGCCCGGGAGGCGTTCGCGGCCTCGCAGATCGCGCGCGCCGCGCTGGGCGAGGACGTCGTCGACCACTACGTGAACATGGCCGACGTGGAGCTCGCGGCGTTCGACGCGGCCGTCACCGACTGGGAGCTGCGGCGCGGCTTCGAGCGCCTGTAG
- a CDS encoding aldehyde dehydrogenase family protein: MSQTHTVLDPATGRPVAEVHLATEAETDAAVEAAHDAFGAWRALAPGDRAALLRRFAAVVDAHVEELAELEVRNAGHTRANARWEAGNVRDCLNYYAGAPERLFGRQIPVAGGTDVTFHEPLGVVGIIVPWNFPMPIAAWGLAPALAAGNTVVLKPAELTPLTAIRLGELALEAGLPPRVLTVLPGRGAVVGERFVTHPLVRKVCFTGSTAVGKRVMAGCAEQVKRVTLELGGKSSNIVFADADLAAAAAAAPYAVFDNAGQDCCARSRILVERAAYEEFLGLLEPAVTGFRVLDPAEESSEMGPLISATQQARVQSYLDGASVAFAGTTPGGDGFWVPPTVVTVTDPGERIWREEVFGPVAAVLPFDDEAHAVELANDTEYGLSGSIYTTDLGRGLRVARAVEAGNLSVNSHASVRYWTPFGGYKSSGLGRELGPDAPMAFTEEKNVFIAH; the protein is encoded by the coding sequence ATGAGCCAGACCCACACCGTCCTCGACCCCGCCACCGGGCGACCCGTGGCCGAGGTGCACCTCGCCACCGAGGCCGAGACCGATGCCGCCGTCGAGGCCGCCCACGACGCCTTCGGCGCCTGGCGCGCCCTGGCGCCCGGCGACCGGGCCGCGCTGCTGCGCCGGTTCGCGGCTGTCGTCGACGCCCACGTCGAGGAGCTCGCCGAGCTCGAGGTCCGCAACGCCGGCCACACCCGGGCGAACGCCCGCTGGGAGGCCGGCAACGTCCGCGACTGCCTGAACTACTACGCCGGCGCCCCGGAGCGGCTCTTCGGGCGCCAGATCCCGGTCGCCGGCGGCACCGACGTCACCTTCCACGAGCCGCTCGGCGTGGTCGGGATCATCGTGCCCTGGAACTTCCCGATGCCGATCGCGGCGTGGGGCCTCGCCCCGGCGCTGGCCGCCGGCAACACCGTGGTGCTCAAGCCGGCGGAGCTCACCCCGCTCACCGCGATCCGGCTCGGCGAGCTCGCCCTCGAGGCTGGCCTGCCGCCGCGCGTGCTGACAGTGCTGCCCGGGCGCGGCGCGGTCGTCGGCGAGCGGTTCGTCACCCACCCGCTGGTCCGCAAGGTCTGCTTCACCGGCTCCACCGCGGTCGGCAAGCGGGTGATGGCCGGCTGCGCCGAGCAGGTCAAGCGGGTGACGCTGGAGCTGGGCGGGAAGAGCTCGAACATCGTCTTCGCGGACGCCGACCTGGCAGCGGCGGCCGCGGCGGCGCCGTACGCCGTCTTCGACAACGCCGGCCAGGACTGCTGCGCGCGCTCCCGGATCCTCGTCGAGCGCGCGGCGTACGAGGAGTTCCTGGGCCTGCTGGAGCCGGCGGTCACCGGCTTCCGGGTGCTCGACCCCGCCGAGGAGTCCTCCGAGATGGGGCCGCTCATCTCCGCCACCCAGCAGGCCCGGGTGCAGAGCTACCTCGACGGCGCCAGCGTCGCGTTCGCCGGCACCACCCCGGGCGGGGACGGCTTCTGGGTGCCGCCCACCGTCGTGACGGTCACCGACCCGGGCGAGCGGATCTGGCGCGAGGAGGTCTTCGGCCCGGTCGCCGCGGTGCTGCCCTTCGACGACGAGGCGCACGCGGTGGAGCTGGCCAACGACACCGAGTACGGCCTGTCCGGCTCCATCTACACCACCGACCTCGGCCGCGGGCTGCGCGTCGCCCGCGCGGTCGAGGCCGGCAACCTGTCGGTGAACAGCCATGCCTCGGTGCGCTACTGGACCCCGTTCGGCGGCTACAAGTCCTCCGGCCTGGGCCGCGAGCTGGGTCCCGACGCCCCGATGGCGTTCACCGAGGAGAAGAACGTCTTCATTGCTCACTGA
- a CDS encoding 3-oxoacyl-ACP reductase: MSGRIQDRVAVITGGCSGIGLATARRFVSEGARVVVGDVDDERGHRLAEELGGPDTAAYVHVDVADAEQVQALFRTAKEAYGSVDIAFNNAGISPPEDDSILTTDLDTWRRVQEVNLTSVYLCCQAALPYMLEQGRGSIINTASFVAVMGAATSQISYSASKGGVLSMTRELGVQFARQGVRVNALCPGPVNTPLLRELFASDPERAARRLVHVPMGRFGEPEEMAGAVLFLASDDSSFMTATTFLVDGGISGAYVTPV; the protein is encoded by the coding sequence ATGTCAGGACGGATCCAGGACCGGGTCGCGGTCATCACCGGCGGCTGCTCTGGCATCGGGCTGGCCACGGCCCGGCGGTTCGTCTCCGAGGGAGCCCGGGTCGTGGTCGGGGACGTCGACGACGAGCGCGGTCACCGGCTCGCCGAGGAGCTCGGCGGCCCCGACACGGCCGCCTACGTCCATGTCGACGTCGCCGACGCCGAGCAGGTCCAGGCGCTCTTCCGGACCGCGAAGGAGGCCTACGGCTCGGTCGACATCGCGTTCAACAACGCCGGCATCAGCCCGCCGGAGGACGACTCGATCCTGACCACCGACCTGGACACCTGGCGGCGGGTCCAGGAGGTCAACCTGACCAGCGTCTACCTATGCTGCCAGGCGGCGCTGCCGTACATGCTCGAGCAGGGCCGGGGCTCGATCATCAACACCGCCTCGTTCGTGGCGGTGATGGGGGCGGCGACCTCGCAGATCTCCTACTCGGCGTCCAAGGGCGGCGTGCTCTCGATGACCCGCGAGCTCGGCGTCCAGTTCGCCCGCCAGGGGGTCAGGGTCAACGCGCTGTGCCCGGGGCCGGTCAACACCCCGCTGCTGCGCGAGCTCTTCGCCAGCGACCCCGAGCGGGCCGCCCGGCGGCTCGTGCACGTCCCGATGGGCCGGTTCGGGGAGCCGGAGGAGATGGCCGGAGCTGTGCTGTTCCTGGCCTCGGACGACTCCTCGTTCATGACCGCCACCACCTTCCTCGTCGACGGCGGCATCTCCGGCGCCTACGTCACCCCCGTGTGA
- a CDS encoding gamma-glutamyl-gamma-aminobutyrate hydrolase family protein, with translation MPVPVIGLTTYREDAAWGVWHQRADLLPTQYAAAVTATGGVPVLLAPVDVVGAAEAVADRIDGLVLSGGADVDPARYGAPAHPRTSAWRPDRDAWELALLDAAEARGLPVLGVCRGMQVMAVHAGGALDQHTPDRVGHDGHGPGGDAFGSIDVTTVPGTRVAGLVGGRLAVRCHHHQSVRSHPGYLPAAVADDGTLEAMELEQPDSPGARFCVGVQWHPETAADVGLLAGLVRAAAAYSAR, from the coding sequence ATGCCAGTTCCGGTCATCGGCCTGACCACCTACCGCGAGGACGCCGCCTGGGGCGTGTGGCACCAGCGCGCCGACCTGCTACCCACGCAGTACGCCGCCGCGGTGACCGCCACCGGCGGCGTACCCGTGCTGCTGGCGCCGGTCGACGTCGTCGGCGCCGCGGAGGCGGTCGCGGACCGCATCGACGGGCTGGTGCTCAGCGGTGGAGCGGACGTCGACCCGGCCCGCTACGGCGCGCCCGCCCACCCCCGGACGTCGGCGTGGCGCCCGGACCGGGACGCCTGGGAGCTGGCCCTCCTGGACGCCGCCGAGGCCCGCGGCCTGCCGGTCCTCGGGGTGTGCCGGGGCATGCAGGTGATGGCCGTGCACGCGGGCGGCGCCCTGGACCAGCACACCCCGGACCGGGTCGGCCACGACGGGCACGGCCCCGGGGGCGACGCCTTCGGCAGCATCGACGTGACGACGGTCCCCGGCACCCGGGTGGCCGGCCTCGTCGGCGGGCGGCTCGCGGTGCGCTGCCACCACCACCAGTCCGTGCGCTCCCACCCGGGATACCTGCCCGCGGCCGTCGCCGACGATGGCACGCTGGAGGCCATGGAGCTGGAGCAACCCGACAGTCCCGGCGCACGCTTCTGCGTCGGGGTCCAGTGGCACCCCGAGACGGCGGCCGACGTCGGCCTGCTCGCCGGCCTGGTGCGCGCCGCGGCGGCGTACTCGGCCCGGTGA
- a CDS encoding glycerophosphodiester phosphodiesterase: MRGHRPPAVQLSAHRCGAGGDRALENTRTALDRALTLGVEYVEFDVHRCADGTLVLFHDDWVPVDGERRWLREVTFEQFQARAVHFLRYEEVLEALRGRARAHIDLKFASPRGEHEVAAVARAVEVLGAENIIVTTQHDRSVRAVREWSDARGLPLLTGLSLGRRVRGLPIRAAARIRLSELLPRRRYRASLANLMVANHTLARFGIARFARRRGLPLVVWTIDTPGSMRYWMKPGRAWLVTTNHPEMGLAVRAERTGRMQP; encoded by the coding sequence GTGAGAGGGCACCGGCCGCCCGCGGTCCAGCTGAGCGCGCACCGGTGCGGCGCCGGCGGGGACCGCGCGCTGGAGAACACCCGCACCGCGCTGGACCGGGCGCTCACGCTCGGGGTCGAGTACGTCGAGTTCGACGTGCACCGGTGCGCCGACGGCACCCTGGTGCTCTTCCACGACGACTGGGTCCCGGTCGACGGGGAGAGGCGCTGGCTGCGCGAGGTCACCTTCGAGCAGTTCCAGGCGCGCGCCGTGCACTTCCTGCGCTACGAGGAGGTGCTCGAGGCGCTCCGAGGCCGGGCCCGGGCCCACATCGACCTGAAGTTCGCCTCCCCGCGCGGCGAGCACGAGGTCGCCGCCGTGGCCCGCGCGGTCGAGGTCCTCGGCGCCGAGAACATCATCGTCACCACCCAGCACGACCGCTCGGTGCGGGCGGTGCGGGAGTGGTCGGACGCGCGCGGCCTGCCGCTGCTCACCGGCCTCTCCCTCGGCCGCCGGGTCCGCGGCCTGCCGATCCGCGCCGCGGCCCGGATCCGGCTCTCCGAGTTGCTCCCCCGCCGCCGCTACCGTGCCTCGCTGGCGAACCTGATGGTCGCCAACCACACGCTCGCCCGGTTCGGGATCGCCCGGTTCGCGCGCCGCCGGGGCCTGCCCCTGGTGGTCTGGACGATCGACACCCCGGGGTCCATGAGGTACTGGATGAAGCCGGGCCGCGCCTGGCTGGTGACCACCAACCACCCCGAGATGGGCCTGGCCGTCCGGGCGGAGCGAACTGGGAGGATGCAGCCATGA
- a CDS encoding alpha/beta hydrolase — MTQETPVGAEVVVDVLGEPYVAETIELPPDDEGAVVATLVRRAAGATTTRAVLHVHGFADYFFQTEYAEWWTERGYDFYALDLRKYGRSLRPHQTPNYVTDLHEYFAEIDEAWRRITERDGHDRVVVSAHSTGGLTTPLWADERRPAELAGMVLNSPWLDMHGGFLVRTVATAVVKQIGRREPLREIKRNVSGLYARSLHQEHDGEWSFDLAWKPIESFAVKAGWLRAVRTGHAALQRGLAVPCPVLVLSSGASALPMEMGPEVHGHDIVLDVRQIRRWSTAVGPHVTYVAVDGARHDVVLSLPEPRARAYAELDRWLAAYAA; from the coding sequence ATGACGCAGGAGACGCCCGTGGGGGCCGAGGTGGTCGTCGACGTCCTGGGCGAGCCGTACGTGGCCGAGACCATCGAGCTGCCGCCCGACGACGAGGGCGCCGTGGTCGCCACCCTGGTGCGCCGCGCTGCCGGCGCCACGACCACCCGCGCGGTGCTGCACGTGCACGGGTTCGCCGACTACTTCTTCCAGACCGAGTACGCCGAGTGGTGGACCGAGCGCGGCTACGACTTCTACGCGCTCGACCTGCGCAAGTACGGCCGCTCCCTGCGACCGCACCAGACGCCGAACTACGTGACCGACCTGCACGAGTACTTCGCGGAGATCGACGAGGCCTGGCGCCGGATCACCGAGCGCGACGGCCACGACCGCGTCGTCGTCTCCGCGCACTCCACCGGCGGGCTGACCACGCCGTTGTGGGCCGACGAGCGGCGCCCCGCGGAGCTGGCCGGCATGGTGCTGAACTCGCCGTGGCTGGACATGCACGGCGGCTTCCTGGTCCGCACGGTGGCCACCGCGGTGGTCAAGCAGATCGGCCGCCGCGAGCCGCTGCGCGAGATCAAGCGCAACGTCTCCGGGCTCTACGCCCGCAGCCTGCACCAGGAGCACGACGGGGAGTGGTCCTTCGACCTCGCCTGGAAGCCGATCGAGTCGTTCGCGGTCAAGGCCGGCTGGCTGCGGGCGGTCCGCACCGGGCACGCCGCCCTGCAGCGCGGGCTGGCGGTGCCCTGCCCGGTCCTGGTGCTCTCCTCGGGCGCCTCCGCGCTGCCCATGGAGATGGGGCCCGAGGTGCACGGCCACGACATCGTCCTGGACGTGCGCCAGATCCGGCGCTGGTCGACCGCCGTGGGACCGCACGTCACCTACGTCGCGGTCGACGGCGCGCGCCACGACGTGGTCCTGTCGCTGCCCGAGCCGCGGGCCCGGGCGTACGCCGAGCTGGACCGCTGGCTGGCGGCGTACGCCGCCTGA